Sequence from the Fictibacillus arsenicus genome:
TGTTTTGACGTTCAGCTTCACTTAGTTTTTCGTTAGGCAATGTTAGAGCTTCGTTTCCGAATTCTGTTTCGTACCCTGCACCTTTGCCTTGAGCTTTAGCAGCGTTCATGCTAGGACGTACATGATTTGCTTTATTTCTTCCCATGATTATTTCACCTCCGTTTTCTTAGTGTGTACAAAATAAAAAAAGAAGAAGCACTCCAAAAAAAGGAGTGCTTCAACTGCTTCATGATTTGTATTTTGATAAAAGCATCCATAATCCTGAGAGCCCGATTAGACTATAGATAACTTTTGTAACTGTGGCAGCGCTTCCAAAAATTTCTGTAACTGCATTAAAATCAAAAAGACCGACTAATCCCCAGTTTAATGCTCCGATTAAAACAAGCAATGCTGCTAATTTTTTTAACCATTCCATCCTATTCCCTCCGATCTTATTGCGGCATTTTGATGAAGGAATAAATAAAACAAATTGTATTGCATATTTCAATATATGTTCATTAAAATTAATCGGTGCTCAACCGCTCATAAGAAAAACTTATGTCGATTGATAACGATTAACTATTTTACTTATGAAAGGGTTTTACATATGATTATAAAGGGAAAAAAAGTTTTTATGTGATTTACTAGGGAATTGAGCACATTTTTTCGACAATTTTTCTCATAATCGTGTATGATTGTTACTGAAGGGAGAGAGTGGAGCATGAAAAAGAATGATGTATTTAATGCCCGTTCTACTTTTGATGTCAACGGTAAGCAATATAGCTACTACCGTTTAGGAGCGTTAGAAGAAGCGGGAATTGGTAACGTATCAAAGTTGCCTTACTCTGTAAAAGTTTTATTGGAATCTGTACTTAGACAGTATGATGGAAAAGTAATTAACAAAGAGCATGTTGAAAACCTTGCGAAATGGGGTACAAGTGAACTCAAAGATATCGATGTTCCTTTTAAGCCATCTCGTGTTATCCTTCAAGACTTTACAGGAGTGCCGGCTGTAGTTGATTTAGCTTCACTTCGTAAAGCAATGAAAGATATGGGTGGAGATCCTTCACAAATCAATCCTGATATTCCAGTTGACCTTGTTGTTGACCACTCTGTTCAGGTTGATAAAGCAGGAACTGAAGATTCGTTGGCATATAACATGAACCTAGAATTTGCTCGTAACGAAGAGCGTTATAAGCTATTAAGCTGGGCTCAATCAGCATTTGACAACTACCGTGCAGTTCCGCCGGCAACTGGTATCGTTCACCAAGTAAACTTAGAGTACTTGGCACCAGTTGTACTTACAAGTGAATCAGAAGGGGATACAATTGCGTTTCCTGATTCATTAGTTGGTACTGATTCACATACTACAATGATCAATGGTTTAGGTGTACTCGGTTGGGGTGTAGGCGGAATTGAAGCAGAAGCTGGAATGTTAGGACAGCCTTCGTATTTCCCTGTGCCTGAAGTTATCGGTGTTAAACTTACTGGCTCACTTCCAAACGGAACAACTGCAACTGACCTTGCATTAAAAGTAACGCAAGTTCTGCGTGAAAAGAAGGTTGTAGGGAAGTTTGTAGAATTCTTCGGACCTGGTCTTGCGGAAATGCCGCTTGCTGACCGTGCAACAGTATCGAACATGGCGCCTGAATATGGGGCTACTTGCGGATTCTTCCCAGTTGATGAAGAAGCGCTGAACTACATGAGACTGACTGGCAGAACGGAAGAACAAATTCAGCTAGTTGAAGCATACTGCAAAGAAAACGGATTATTCTACACTGCAGGCGATGCTGATCCTGAATTTACAGATATTGTTGAAATCGACCTTTCAGAGATCGAACCAAACCTTTCTGGACCAAAACGTCCTCAAGATCTAATTCCTTTATCTCAAATGAAAGACAGCTTTAATAAAGCTCTAGTAGCTCCGCAAGGAAATGCTGGCTTCGGTTTAACTGCTGATGAGATCAATAGGGAAGTTACAGTTAAGCATCCAGGAAATGAAACTTCTACAATGAAAACTGGTGCTGTAGCTATTGCTGCTATTACAAGCTGTACAAACACATCTAACCCGTATGTAATGCTTGGAGCAGGTCTAGTTGCTAAAAAAGCAGTTGAAAAAGGGTTGAAAGTACCTGGCTATGTAAAAACATCTTTAGCTCCAGGTTCTAAAGTTGTAACGCGGTATCTTGAAGAAGCTGGCTTGATGAACTACATGAATCAATTAGGTTTTAACCTTGTAGGCTACGGCTGTACGACATGTATCGGTAACTCCGGTCCATTAGCACTTGAAGTCGAAAATGCGATTTCTAAAAATGACTTAACAGTTGCATCAGTTCTTTCAGGAAACAGAAACTTTGAAGGACGTATCCACCCGCTTGTAAAAGCTAACTATTTGGCTTCACCACCATTAGTTGTTGCTTATGCACTTGCAGGTACAGTGAACTTCAACCTGCAATCTGATTCTTTCGGAACAGATAAGGACGGCAACGAAGTTTACTTCAAAGATATCTGGCCAACTTCTGAAGAAATTAATGAAGCAATGAAAATGGCTGTTACACCCGAATTGTTTAAGAAAGAATATGAGCGTGTATTTGACGAGAACGAACGCTGGAATGAGTTGAAAACTTCAGCAGATCAGTTATACGCATTTGATACTTCTTCAACATATATTCAAAACCCGCCGTTCTTTGAAGAACTTTCAGCAGAGTTAAAAGAGATTCAGCCTCTTAAAGATCTAAAACTGATTGCTAAGTTTGGTGATTCAGTAACAACTGATCACATTTCTCCAGCAGGGGCAATTGGTAAAGATACACCAGCAGGAAGATATTTAATTAAAAATGGGGTAGAGCCTCGCGACTTTAACTCATATGGTTCTCGACGCGGAAACCATGAAGTAATGATGCGCGGAACGTTTGCAAACATTCGTATCCGCAATGCTGTTGCTCCTGGAACTGAAGGAGGCTGGACAACTTACTGGCCTACAAATGAAGTTATGAGCATTTATGATGCAGCAATGAAATATAAAGAAAACGGTACTGGCCTTATGGTTATCGCAGGTAAAGATTATGGTATGGGATCATCCCGTGACTGGGCTGCAAAAGGTACAACGCTTCTAGGTATTCAAACTGTTCTGGCTGAAAGCTTTGAACGTATTCACCGCAGTAACTTAGTGCTTATGGGTGTTCTTCCTCTTCAATTTAAAGATGGAGAAAGCGCTGAAACATTCGGCTTAACAGGCAAAGAGACATTTACTGTACAAGTTGATGAGACAGTTAAGCCTCGTGACCTTGTAAAAGTTACAGCTGTTTTTGAAGACGGAACTGAAAAATCGTTTGAAGTTGTTGCACGTTTCGATAGTGAAGTTGAGATCGAATACTACCGTCATGGCGGTATCCTTCCGATGGTACTTCGTAATAAGCTTGCACATTCTTCACAAAAACAAAATTAATCATAAAAAAATCCTTTGCCATGATTGGCAAGGGATTTTTTTTCAGCCATTTCTTGTATGCTTTTCATCCAGCTTTTTTTCAAGCTGTTCAAGATAAGATTCATCTTTTAACAGCTGGCGTTTATTTTCATTAACAAGTTCACGAAAACTCATCTTTCTGTTCTTTCTCATAATGACACCTCTAAATATTCAGATATTACCAATATTGCCTAATTAATTTCAAAATAATCAAATTGTACAAAAATAATACTTATGATTTTTGTGATTTTTCTTTTAAAAATTAAGAAATGTGATAAATAAGAGAAAACTGTTTTTTACATATGTACAAATTCTTGTTTTGTCCATTTGAAATAACAGAGAGGTGACAGAAAAAATTAATCTCTCGGCTAAACGAAATAATCCCACGTTTATTCAATTAATCCCACCATATAGCTTACTAATCCCACGTTAATTTGAAATTAACCACGAGTCGACACCTGGCGACAAAATCTCAATCACTTTTTATCATCATCCACAAATTATGAATTGTTCCACCATGCATAGAGCCATTTGTTTAAAGGAAAAGTAATAAGAAGGCGAAAGGGGGTAAGACCTTTGAGTAATCCAAAACGCTTTCCAGAAGATTTTGTTCCAAACCATATTGGCACACAGCCAAGAGAAAGCAATAGTAACAATGGAAAAAAGATGGCGAATAAGTCACATGATCATGCTGACTATGTTCCTCCAAAAGGCAAATAAAATAAAAATGTAAATATTCCCTCCTCCTAATTTTCACATGGACTCCCATATATTAAAGATTTTGTCGAAAAAATGTATGTAGTGAAAGAATTAGGAGGGGTACGTTTGATTACGGCATCTGTCAAACCATTACCTGTATCACATAATAAAGATGATCAGGATTATTTATACCGTCAGCTTGAAATTGAAATGCAAAGGTTAGGACATCTTGTTCCATTTCGTGAAGAATTGAACTGGGATAAAGAAGTTACTACGATGGAACTTGGAAATGTTGAAACGTTAGAGAAGCTAAAAAAAGCTGCTGCGAAAAATGATGGGGTATTTTTATTTTACGCAAAGCTTACAAAAGGAACGGTCTATCAGCACATCATCCTACATCCAAATACGGAAGGATTTTATTTGCCTTTCCGATTTGAAGAACCTTTTCAAATTACTGTAAAAAACAAAAAATATTGGATTGGTTCTTCTATAAGACTTGCCGAAGAGCTTGCCTGGCTTGAAATTACGATGAAAAATTCCGAAGATGAAAGCGTTGTTGAGTATTGGAAGTATCTTACGGATCTTTGTAAAAGCAGTATTGAGAACATGAGTCCAATATTGCTGCAAAAAAATTAGAGAATAAGTTATTTGGTTTATTGCAAACACTATGGTGAATTCACTTCAAATACAAAGGAGAATACATCATGCAAAAACCAAACAAAGATGACCGCAGCAATAACGTTGAGCGCTTAGAGCAAATGGTCGAAAATACACAGCAAAACATTCAAGAAGCTAATGAAACAGCTGATAACACGAATTTAACTGCTAGCCAAAAAGAGCAGATTAAAGAAAAGAATCAGCATAGACAAGAGTCGATCGAACAGTTTCAGATTGAAATCCAGGAAGAAAAAGCCTACAGAGAAGGCAATGATCTTCAATAAATGGAAGACCGGCATAATGCTGGTCTTTTTTTGCTTTTTCTACTAAAGTGGAAAGAAAAAGAGCAAAAAGGGTGGATATAATACAAATGAAGTTTATTGAAACAATTGTTGATGTAAGATATGCAGAAACAGATCAGATGGGTGTCGTATACCATGCAAATTATTTAGTATGGTTTGAAATCGGAAGAACAAAACTCATCGAGTCTCTCGGATTTAAATATGCTGATATGGAAGCACAAGGTATCCTTTCTCCTGTAACTGACATTCAAGCATCATATAAAAAACCGTTAACGTATGGTCAGCAGGCGATTATCAAAACTGCGATAAAAGAATATTCAGGTATTAAAGTAGTATATGCTTATGAGATTTATAACGAAAATCATGAGTTGTGTGTAACGGGAATTTCTACGCATGTTTGTGTAAAAAAGGAAAACTTCCGTCCGATCTCTATAAAGAAATACTTTCCTGAATGGCATAACGCATATGTAAATGCGAGCAGTGGATCATAATGGCATTTGGAATAAACAGATCTCAGCTTAAGAAATGGAAATCGGAAGTGGAAGCAGGTCAAATTGCTTTTATTACACACTTTTGGCTTGATCCGCGTTTTCCGCATGAAAAGAGTGTAACAAAGGTTGGCTGCAAGGATTTGCAGAAATTAATAAAGTGGGGAAGTAAATATGGATTAGAAACAGAGTGGATTCATGAAAGAGATGCTTATCCCCATTTTGATCTGATCGGGGATAAGCAAAGAACTATAATGGAACAGGAAGGCCGTATGAATGAGCTTCAAAAGTTTTTATAACTGCCTATTTATTTTCGTTATGAAAATCAAATTTAATTTCATCGTTTTTAACTGAAACAGTTAAATCCTTTTGGTCAAAGAACCATTCATCTTCTTCTTCAATAAAAAATTCATGATTTTGTATGTCTAATACAGCTGCTGGATGCTTTGGTGTATCTTTATTAATTCCAAGAGAAAATCCATCTTGAACCGTGCTGCAGCCTCCCAAGCGGACAAAAAAACGAATTTTTTTACCTTCTACTGCTTGAAAGTCTTTAATGATATATCCTGCTGTTTCTTCGCTCATGTGAATTTTCAAATGAGAACACTCCTTATGTCTGCGCAAAATTTAATTGGTGCTATTGTGACATATGCACATTTAATAAACAATAAAAATGCCTTTTCATCTATGTTAAAATGGTTATAATAAGTTATAGCTTTTAATTGACAGGATCTAACATATAAAGGGGAAATTAAATGAAACAACGAGTTGCAAGGTTAGTTTTAACCTTATTGCCGCAAAATAAAATTTCATCAATCGTCGGTAAAGCCGGACGTTCGAAACTTAGCAAACGATATGTGAAACGTTATGCTAAACATTATAAAATTAACCTATCTGAAATAGAGAAGCCAATTCATGAATATGCCCATCTTACTGAGTTCTTCTCAAGAAAACTTAAACAGGACGCACGGCCGATTTGTGGTGAAGAATCAGAGGCGATTTCACCTGTAGATGGACTTATCACACAAATGGGACGTATTGAAAAGGGGACGATTATCCAAGCCAAAGGAATATCATACCCTGTACAAAAACTCCTTGCGGATGAAGACAATGCAGACTTCGAAAGCGGTCACTTTATAACCATATATTTAAGTCCGAAAGATTATCATCGAATCCACATGCCAGTTAAAGGAGAAGTTTATAGTTCTACGTACATTCCGGGACGTCTTTTCCCAGTTAATGATATTGGTGTTAATCATGTTAAGGGACTATTTACTAAAAATGAACGTGTCGTAACATTTGCTGATACAGACTATGGCAAGCTCGCAATCGTAAAAGTGGGAGCATTTATTGTTGGAAGTGTAAAGGTTAAATATGATGAAAAAGTTCGTAAATGGAAGAAAATCATGAAAACGAACGTTGCTCCTGTAACGTATGAAAAAGGAGATGAAGTAGGTCACTTTGAGTTTGGGTCTACAGTCATCTTATTGTTTGAAGATAAGGATTTTTCATTTGATAAATCCCTTGCAGTCGGAAAGTCTGTGCGCATGGGAGAAATTATTGGAAAGCATCCAGCATCATCAAAACAGAAAGAGTATACGGCATCTAATTGACGAGAAGCAATTGATTGCTGGTACAGTATGGTCATTTTATGTGAGACGTGCGAACTCTCGCATCCACCGCTCTAATCAACTAGCCAAAAATATATCCGGCAGACATTTGTTTGCCGGATTTTTACTTTGAGTAAGAAAGGAGTATTCCATGCTCAGAATAAAAGAATTTTTTGAAAAAGCAAAAGCCAGTTACAGTGTGCCTGATATTGCACGTGATTCCAAAATGATCTTTATCTTGGAATCTCCTCATAAAGAAGAACTTAAGGCAGGAGTACCTCTTGCCGGGCTTTCGGGAAGATCAATGGCAAGGGAACTTTTTTTGCAAGAAGATATACTTCCTATGGGAAAATACTTAAAACAGATTACTGAAAATAATAAACAGACTTTTTACGGAATTGTCAACGTTTGTCCTTTTCCTCTGCAGCAATCGGCTTATCCTGAAAAACAATTTATTCAAAAATTCAAAGGCGAATTGGAAATTGCAGAAGCTATCCGTAAAAGCACAGCAAATCAATTTAAAGATGAAAATAAGGCACTGTTCAATAAACTGCTAATACATGATTTTCAAGATCGATTGAAAAGAACAATGGAAGATGATTCGATTATCGTGCCATGCGGAAAATTCGCGGAAAAGTATGTAAATCAATTAGCAATGAGGGACAAGCTGAATATAATAAAAGGAGTGCCGCATCCTTCTTATAATTCATGGTCAAGAGAACGGTATAGAGATGTTATCCAAATTGTCAGAGATCAAGATAAAAAACGAACCTCCTAAATCAGGAGGTTCAAAAGAAAAAGACCGTAACTCCATATAGTACTGCTGTAATACCAGCAGCAATAAGTGCGGGTTTCAGTTTGTAACGTGCATATTTAATTACTGATAAATTTAAAATCCGCGCGATCGTGTTCGTATCGTCGCTTAGCGGGGAAGCAAAAGCTCCAAAAGTACCACTCGCAAAAACAGCTCCAATCACTAGTGGCAGTGATACGCCCGCAACTCCTGCCATTGAAACCCCAAGAGGCATTAAAATCCCCCAAGTACCCCAAGCAGAACCGATAAAATAGGATACTGCACAGCCGAATAAGAACAATAAAGGTACAATTACTGAAGCTGGTATCCATCCTGCGTATTTTGAAACGAAAGCAGAAAAACCGAGCTCTTCAGTTACAGAGGAAAGTCCCCAGACTACAGCCAGCAAAACAATGACGCTCATAAGCTCATTGCCTCCGAATATAAAACCATTCAATAGATCGCCTGTCTTCATGCGCTGGATTCTTAAAAAGAGGAACGTAAAGATCGAGGTGAACAGAAGAGCAATCAGCATAGCATCCATAACATCTGCTGAAATGAATGCTTTTAAGAATCCTCCAGATTTTTTATAGCCATCCCACCATGTCAGGAGAAGAGTGAGAGAAACGACTAAGATCAAAGGGATTATTAAATTCCAAGGTTTGTTAGGCAGCTCTTTTCCTACGGCAGGATCACAATTATGCCAATCATCATCTTCTTTTTCTCCTACATTATCCGGATCGCTTTCTTCCGTTGATTTTGAATGGTGAAAGAAACTTAAATAAACACCAACGATGATCATTACGAAAGAAAAGAAGTTATATGGAATGCTTTGGAGAAATAACGAATATGGATCTCCGCTTAGATTCTCATTTTTAAGTGAGATATCTACGATAGATGTCATATAGCCTACGAAAGCTGTAGCGATGGGTATTAAAACGATGATCGGCGTGGCTGTTGTTTCAATAACAAAGCCGAGTTCTTGAGTTGACATTTTCACCTTCTTTAACAACGCTCTCATTATCGGAGCGATCGTTACAAAACGGAAACTAGGTGCAGCAAAAGTCCCTATTGTTGAAGCATAAGTTAAAAAAAGAGCACCTTTTTTAGTTTGAATTCTGCTGGATGCTTCTTCAACAAAACCCCTGATGCCGCCGGAAAGCTTTATCATCGAGATCAATCCTGAAAAAGCATACAAAAAAACTAAAATTTTAATATTCTTAGGGTCAATCAGTCCTTTTACAAGAAACTGCACCATTTTCTCAAGTCCTCCTACAAAGGTAGGTTTAAGGAGATAAGAACCTGTTAAAAGTCCCGCAATTAAACCTGGCAGCACTTGTTTTGTTTTTATTGCGATCGGTATTACAACTAAAAACGGTATGACTGAAACCCAGCTACTGCTCATAAAAACCCTTCTTTCACACGAAGTCATAAGATTAGCGTGTGATGGTTTCAAAAAATTATTCTGCTTATACAATAAACAATTATTTTGAGGGGCTTTTTTCATGTTTCAACAAGTGCGTCATTGGTTAAAATAGTATCGTTATTACTTAAACACAAGCAATTTAAATACTTTTCACTAAAATAATTAAATGCTTCTTATGATGGAAAGAGTTGCATTTATTATAGTTACGTGATAAGTTTAACAACGGAATATATATGGACGGAACAAGTTTGAATTACGGATAGCCTTGTAACTATTAACTTTTAATTTCTACGCATATTCACATGGCTAAGCATTTCCAGTCAATTAAACCAGCGGAAATGCTATTTTATGTGCAAATCATGATGTATTTTGAAAACAATTTGGCTGACACCTTAAAAAGATTAATCACATGTCAGGTCCACGAGGTTATCGTATAAACCTTTTTCGTCAAGAAAAGGAGATAGAACATTGACAACATTTCAAGAACTGGGATTAAGTCCCGAGTTGCTTCAATCAATCAACAATATGGGGTTTGAGGAAGCAACACCAATTCAGCGTGATACTATTCCTACAGCATTTAAAGGTACTGACTTAATTGGTCAGGCTCAAACAGGTACTGGGAAAACAGCTGCCTTTGGAATTCCGCTAATTGAAAAAATGGATACAAAATCACGACTCGTGCAAGGTATCGTTTTAGCACCGACGAGAGAATTAGCTGTTCAAGTTGCTGAAGAACTTAATAAAATCGGACAATTTAAAGGTATTAAAACTCTTCCGATCTATGGTGGACAATCGATTGTTCGACAAATAAAAGCATTGAAAAACGGACCGCATATTATTGTAGGAACACCAGGTCGAGTTCAGGATCATATCAACAGAAAGACATTAAAGCTTGATAGAGTTCATACAGTGGTATTGGACGAAGCTGATGAAATGCTAAACATGGGGTTTGTTGAAGATATCGAAAAGATCTTGGAAAACGTTCCAACAGAACGCCACACGATGCTTTTCTCTGCAACAATGCCAAAACAAATACAAAACCTTGCAGCAAAATTCATGAAAGATGTCTTACTTATTAAAGTAAAAGCTTCTGAAATGACAGTTAAGAACATTGAACAAGAATATGTTGAAGTGAAAGAACGTCAAAAATTTGATGCGCTTTGCCGCTTCATGGACATTCACTCTCCAGAGCTTGCCATCGTTTTCGGACGTACGAAGCGCCGTGTAGATGAATTATCTGAAGCGTTGAGTAAACGTGGATATTCAGCTGAAGGTATACATGGTGATCTTCCGCAAGCAAAACGTGATAAAGTATTGCGTGCATTTAAAAACAATACAATCGAAGTGCTTGTTGCTACTGACGTAGCAGCACGCGGTCTTGATATCTCTGGTGTATCTCATGTATATAATTTTGATATCCCTCAAGATCCTGAAAGCTACGTTCACCGTATTGGACGTACTGGACGTGCAGGGAAAACAGGTTATGCATTAACGTTTATTACTCCACGTGAGATCGATCACTTATATACGATTGAAAAAATCACTAAGCGTAAAATGGTTAAACGAGTGATTCCTTCAGTTTCTGAAGCAATGGAAGGACAACAGCAGATCACGCTTGAAAAGTTGATGGAAGTTGTTGAAGAAGATAACTTTAGCGGTTATAAGCAAACAGCAGTTGAATTATTGGAAGAGAATGATTCTGTTACGCTTTTAGCAGCTGCTTTAAAACTTCTTACAAAAGAGCCTGATACAACTCCGATCAGCTTAACAGACGAGCCGCCTTTATCAGTTAAAAAGCGCCGTCCAAACAATCGTTTCTCTGACCGCAGACGTTCTGGTTCTGGAGGCAAAAGAGAAGGTGGAGGCGGAAGAGACCGTCGTTCTGGCTTCTCAAAAGGTGAAAGAAGCGGATCTCGTGAAGGCGGAAGCCGAAGCGGAGGACGTGACCAGTCATACCGTTCACAAAAACGCGTGCGTGAAGATTTTAAAAACAGAGGATAAATGAATCCACAAAAGCAAGGGGAGCTCTCAAGAGTCCCTTTGCTTTTTTTATATTTAGGAGGATATCTGCAATGAAAAAAATATTGATTTTAGCTGATACTCATATGCCTAAGAAAGGTAAAGAACTTCCTGAGCATTTCCTTAGTGTGCTTAAAGAAGGTGTTGATTTTATCATTCATGCAGGAGACTGGTCGGAAAAATCTGTGTATGAGGAGTTAAGTCTCTATGCACCCGTTTATGGTGTAAGAGGGAACGTAGAAAAAGATGAATGGGCTAAACAGCTTCCTGAGAAAAAGGTGCTACAGGCAGAACATATGAAGATTGCAATCGTGCATGGCCATCTGGGCAAAGGAAGAACTACACCAGATAGAGCTTTTCAATCATGTATTGATGATAAAACAGACCTAATCGTTTTTGGTCATTCACATATCCCTTTTATGGAGAAACGGGATAAGATCATCTTATTTAATCCGGGTTCACCCACCGATAAACGAAGGCAGAAAAAGTTCTCCTATGGCTTATTAACGATAAATTCTAATGATTATGAATTACAGCACCACTATTTCACATGATGAATGACAAGATATGAAAAAGACATAATAAGAAAATATTGACAAGGGAGGATATGGTGTATGAAGAGCGGGGAAACTTTTTCCTTTGAAGCTAAAAACGGAGAAACGATTATATTGCGCCCTGTTGATGAAAAGGATGCCCAAGATATCATTAAGCATGTTGAGACGATTGTTAAAGCAGGAAGATACCTTCATAAAGAAGAACCGCGCTCTTTAGAAGAAGAAATTAAATTTATACTTGAAACAAGGTTAAAAGGTAACATGTACACAGCAGTTGAACGCAAGGGAAAAGTCGTGGGGATAGCTAGAGTTTTAAAAGGCGAACTCGAGATGAAAAAACATACCGGTATATTCAGGACGTGGATTCACCAAGAATCCCAAGGCCTCGGGATTGGCAAACAAGTCATGAACTATACTTTAAGATGGGCACGTACAAACAACTTACATAAGTTATGGCTTACTGTTTTTTCAGGAAATGAGAAAGCAGTAATGGTATATGAAAAAGCTGAATTTATTATAGAAGGCAGACAAAAGAATCAGGCGATCATTGATGGTAAATTTGAAGATGAGATTTTTATGGCCTATTTTTTTGAATCGAAGAAAGAGAATTAATGG
This genomic interval carries:
- the sspO gene encoding small acid-soluble spore protein O, with the protein product MGRNKANHVRPSMNAAKAQGKGAGYETEFGNEALTLPNEKLSEAERQNNKKTKKRH
- a CDS encoding DUF378 domain-containing protein, producing the protein MEWLKKLAALLVLIGALNWGLVGLFDFNAVTEIFGSAATVTKVIYSLIGLSGLWMLLSKYKS
- the acnA gene encoding aconitate hydratase AcnA, yielding MKKNDVFNARSTFDVNGKQYSYYRLGALEEAGIGNVSKLPYSVKVLLESVLRQYDGKVINKEHVENLAKWGTSELKDIDVPFKPSRVILQDFTGVPAVVDLASLRKAMKDMGGDPSQINPDIPVDLVVDHSVQVDKAGTEDSLAYNMNLEFARNEERYKLLSWAQSAFDNYRAVPPATGIVHQVNLEYLAPVVLTSESEGDTIAFPDSLVGTDSHTTMINGLGVLGWGVGGIEAEAGMLGQPSYFPVPEVIGVKLTGSLPNGTTATDLALKVTQVLREKKVVGKFVEFFGPGLAEMPLADRATVSNMAPEYGATCGFFPVDEEALNYMRLTGRTEEQIQLVEAYCKENGLFYTAGDADPEFTDIVEIDLSEIEPNLSGPKRPQDLIPLSQMKDSFNKALVAPQGNAGFGLTADEINREVTVKHPGNETSTMKTGAVAIAAITSCTNTSNPYVMLGAGLVAKKAVEKGLKVPGYVKTSLAPGSKVVTRYLEEAGLMNYMNQLGFNLVGYGCTTCIGNSGPLALEVENAISKNDLTVASVLSGNRNFEGRIHPLVKANYLASPPLVVAYALAGTVNFNLQSDSFGTDKDGNEVYFKDIWPTSEEINEAMKMAVTPELFKKEYERVFDENERWNELKTSADQLYAFDTSSTYIQNPPFFEELSAELKEIQPLKDLKLIAKFGDSVTTDHISPAGAIGKDTPAGRYLIKNGVEPRDFNSYGSRRGNHEVMMRGTFANIRIRNAVAPGTEGGWTTYWPTNEVMSIYDAAMKYKENGTGLMVIAGKDYGMGSSRDWAAKGTTLLGIQTVLAESFERIHRSNLVLMGVLPLQFKDGESAETFGLTGKETFTVQVDETVKPRDLVKVTAVFEDGTEKSFEVVARFDSEVEIEYYRHGGILPMVLRNKLAHSSQKQN
- a CDS encoding FbpB family small basic protein, giving the protein MRKNRKMSFRELVNENKRQLLKDESYLEQLEKKLDEKHTRNG
- a CDS encoding acid-soluble spore protein N, with the translated sequence MSNPKRFPEDFVPNHIGTQPRESNSNNGKKMANKSHDHADYVPPKGK
- the tlp gene encoding small acid-soluble spore protein Tlp, with the translated sequence MQKPNKDDRSNNVERLEQMVENTQQNIQEANETADNTNLTASQKEQIKEKNQHRQESIEQFQIEIQEEKAYREGNDLQ
- a CDS encoding acyl-CoA thioesterase; the protein is MKFIETIVDVRYAETDQMGVVYHANYLVWFEIGRTKLIESLGFKYADMEAQGILSPVTDIQASYKKPLTYGQQAIIKTAIKEYSGIKVVYAYEIYNENHELCVTGISTHVCVKKENFRPISIKKYFPEWHNAYVNASSGS
- a CDS encoding HesB/YadR/YfhF family protein is translated as MKIHMSEETAGYIIKDFQAVEGKKIRFFVRLGGCSTVQDGFSLGINKDTPKHPAAVLDIQNHEFFIEEEDEWFFDQKDLTVSVKNDEIKFDFHNENK
- the asd gene encoding archaetidylserine decarboxylase (Phosphatidylserine decarboxylase is synthesized as a single chain precursor. Generation of the pyruvoyl active site from a Ser is coupled to cleavage of a Gly-Ser bond between the larger (beta) and smaller (alpha chains). It is an integral membrane protein.), producing MKQRVARLVLTLLPQNKISSIVGKAGRSKLSKRYVKRYAKHYKINLSEIEKPIHEYAHLTEFFSRKLKQDARPICGEESEAISPVDGLITQMGRIEKGTIIQAKGISYPVQKLLADEDNADFESGHFITIYLSPKDYHRIHMPVKGEVYSSTYIPGRLFPVNDIGVNHVKGLFTKNERVVTFADTDYGKLAIVKVGAFIVGSVKVKYDEKVRKWKKIMKTNVAPVTYEKGDEVGHFEFGSTVILLFEDKDFSFDKSLAVGKSVRMGEIIGKHPASSKQKEYTASN
- a CDS encoding uracil-DNA glycosylase family protein translates to MLRIKEFFEKAKASYSVPDIARDSKMIFILESPHKEELKAGVPLAGLSGRSMARELFLQEDILPMGKYLKQITENNKQTFYGIVNVCPFPLQQSAYPEKQFIQKFKGELEIAEAIRKSTANQFKDENKALFNKLLIHDFQDRLKRTMEDDSIIVPCGKFAEKYVNQLAMRDKLNIIKGVPHPSYNSWSRERYRDVIQIVRDQDKKRTS
- a CDS encoding Na+/H+ antiporter NhaC family protein, whose protein sequence is MSSSWVSVIPFLVVIPIAIKTKQVLPGLIAGLLTGSYLLKPTFVGGLEKMVQFLVKGLIDPKNIKILVFLYAFSGLISMIKLSGGIRGFVEEASSRIQTKKGALFLTYASTIGTFAAPSFRFVTIAPIMRALLKKVKMSTQELGFVIETTATPIIVLIPIATAFVGYMTSIVDISLKNENLSGDPYSLFLQSIPYNFFSFVMIIVGVYLSFFHHSKSTEESDPDNVGEKEDDDWHNCDPAVGKELPNKPWNLIIPLILVVSLTLLLTWWDGYKKSGGFLKAFISADVMDAMLIALLFTSIFTFLFLRIQRMKTGDLLNGFIFGGNELMSVIVLLAVVWGLSSVTEELGFSAFVSKYAGWIPASVIVPLLFLFGCAVSYFIGSAWGTWGILMPLGVSMAGVAGVSLPLVIGAVFASGTFGAFASPLSDDTNTIARILNLSVIKYARYKLKPALIAAGITAVLYGVTVFFF